The following are from one region of the Salinirussus salinus genome:
- a CDS encoding AMP-binding protein, translating to MAWDVRLDQDSYESAREEFDWDLPDDYNIAHDCLRKHDRTDRPALYQHDPDGDTGTYTFEDLDDLSNQLAHALADLGVDRGDRVGVVVPQKPANPLTHFACWKLGAVSLPLSVLFGVDALQHRIADSGAEVVVADESVLEAVQAAAADCPDLEYVVAVDADDPEDAHEFEALRRGYPRSMSLAETGPETPAIIMYTSGSTGPPKGVLHGHGVWVGHCPAFYMYFERDVGDSVFWTPADWAWIGALGDLVFPAWHYGRPVVGYPMEGFDAEQAFRILEGHGVTDSFLPPTAIRMMMTVDEPERRYDLDLKAVCSGGEPLTPEILEWADGTLDGVAVNELYGQTEANLLVTNCREWFPAQAGSMGKPVPGHEVAAVDPDTGERKPDEEVGMLAVRRDADDPVVFREYWNRPEKTAEVTVTDPEGNDWHLTEDLGYRDEEGYFWFKARDDDVIITSGYRVGPGEVESAILEHDDVEQAGVVGIPDETRNEVIKAFVQPVEGVEGDDELRGEIRDLVRENLAKHEYPREIDFVDELPTTTTGKIQRRKLRGEEA from the coding sequence ATGGCGTGGGACGTCCGACTCGACCAGGACAGCTACGAGAGTGCCCGCGAGGAGTTCGACTGGGACCTGCCCGACGACTACAACATCGCCCACGACTGCCTGCGCAAGCACGACCGGACCGACCGGCCGGCGCTGTACCAGCACGACCCCGACGGCGATACCGGGACCTACACCTTCGAGGACCTCGACGACCTGTCGAACCAGCTCGCCCACGCACTCGCGGACCTGGGGGTCGACCGCGGCGACCGCGTCGGGGTCGTCGTCCCCCAGAAGCCGGCGAACCCGCTGACCCACTTCGCCTGCTGGAAGCTCGGCGCGGTCTCGCTGCCGCTGTCGGTGCTCTTCGGCGTCGACGCTCTCCAGCACCGCATCGCGGACAGCGGCGCCGAGGTGGTCGTCGCCGACGAGTCGGTCCTGGAGGCGGTGCAGGCGGCCGCCGCGGACTGCCCGGACCTCGAGTACGTCGTCGCCGTCGACGCCGACGACCCGGAGGACGCCCACGAGTTCGAGGCGCTCCGGCGGGGGTACCCCCGGAGCATGAGCCTCGCCGAGACCGGCCCGGAGACGCCCGCGATCATCATGTACACGTCCGGGTCGACCGGGCCGCCGAAGGGCGTCCTCCACGGCCACGGGGTCTGGGTCGGCCACTGTCCCGCCTTCTACATGTATTTCGAGCGCGACGTTGGCGACTCGGTGTTCTGGACCCCCGCCGACTGGGCGTGGATCGGCGCGCTCGGCGACCTGGTCTTTCCCGCCTGGCACTACGGCCGCCCCGTCGTGGGCTACCCGATGGAGGGGTTCGACGCCGAGCAGGCGTTCCGGATCCTGGAGGGACACGGCGTCACCGACAGCTTCCTCCCGCCGACGGCCATCCGGATGATGATGACCGTCGACGAGCCCGAGCGGCGGTACGACCTGGACCTGAAGGCGGTCTGTTCGGGCGGGGAGCCGCTCACCCCCGAGATCCTGGAGTGGGCCGACGGGACGCTGGATGGCGTGGCCGTCAACGAACTGTACGGCCAGACCGAGGCGAACCTGCTGGTCACGAACTGCCGGGAGTGGTTCCCCGCCCAGGCCGGCAGCATGGGCAAGCCCGTCCCCGGCCACGAGGTGGCGGCCGTCGACCCCGACACGGGCGAGCGCAAACCCGACGAGGAGGTCGGAATGCTCGCGGTCCGCCGGGACGCCGACGACCCGGTCGTCTTCAGGGAGTACTGGAACCGCCCGGAGAAGACCGCGGAGGTGACCGTCACCGACCCCGAGGGCAACGACTGGCACCTGACGGAGGACCTGGGCTACCGGGACGAGGAGGGCTACTTCTGGTTCAAGGCCCGCGACGACGACGTGATCATCACGTCGGGCTACCGGGTCGGGCCCGGCGAGGTCGAGAGCGCCATCCTCGAACACGACGACGTCGAGCAGGCCGGCGTCGTCGGGATCCCCGACGAGACGCGCAACGAGGTGATCAAGGCCTTCGTCCAGCCCGTCGAGGGGGTGGAGGGCGACGACGAACTCCGCGGGGAGATCCGCGACCTCGTGCGCGAGAATCTGGCGAAACACGAGTACCCCCGCGAGATCGACTTCGTCGACGAACTCCCGACGACCACGACCGGCAAGATCCAGCGCCGGAAGCTCCGCGGCGAGGAGGCGTAG
- a CDS encoding acyltransferase yields the protein MTKRHVSLPPLAEEGLQQFIQDVDGRLSSDEEDVCDVVEDVLIDLFGDRDAYERWQSGGEISPAERVRLQGYDPCNATLESEYYAEVETMEAQFERSKYLQWLWRQFDATPMADNIAFALRFRRMLAKHLFDECGDNCRFFKGITFTYGHNISVGDNVVVHDNVHLDDRGKLTVGDRVSISDDAHVYSHDHDVVDQTHVENYHTVIEDDARVTYDTMVRAGVKVGENAILAAKSAASKDIPAHHIAAGSPATSIGIKDGWESVAEPLEDANVDRRDQRRIPTEVPDNMEVFDEFGRDLSPPDA from the coding sequence ATGACCAAGCGACACGTCTCCCTCCCTCCGCTGGCCGAGGAGGGACTCCAGCAGTTCATCCAGGACGTCGACGGGCGCCTCTCCAGCGACGAGGAGGACGTCTGCGACGTGGTGGAGGACGTGCTCATCGACCTCTTCGGCGACCGGGACGCCTACGAGCGCTGGCAGTCCGGTGGGGAGATCTCCCCCGCCGAGCGCGTCCGCCTGCAGGGGTATGACCCCTGCAACGCGACCCTGGAGAGCGAGTACTACGCCGAGGTCGAGACCATGGAAGCGCAGTTCGAGCGCTCGAAGTACCTCCAGTGGCTCTGGCGGCAGTTCGACGCCACCCCGATGGCCGACAACATCGCCTTCGCGCTTCGCTTCCGCCGGATGCTCGCCAAACACCTCTTCGACGAGTGTGGCGACAACTGCCGCTTCTTCAAGGGGATCACCTTCACCTACGGCCACAACATCTCCGTCGGTGACAACGTCGTCGTCCACGACAACGTCCACCTCGACGACCGGGGGAAGCTGACGGTCGGCGACAGGGTCTCCATCTCGGACGACGCCCACGTCTACTCCCACGACCACGACGTCGTCGACCAGACCCACGTGGAGAACTACCACACCGTCATCGAGGACGACGCGCGGGTCACCTACGACACGATGGTCCGAGCGGGCGTGAAGGTCGGGGAGAACGCCATCCTCGCGGCCAAGTCGGCAGCCTCGAAGGACATCCCTGCCCACCACATCGCCGCCGGGTCGCCCGCCACGAGCATCGGGATCAAGGACGGCTGGGAGTCCGTCGCCGAGCCCCTCGAGGACGCCAACGTCGACCGGCGCGACCAGCGCCGGATCCCCACCGAGGTGCCCGACAACATGGAGGTCTTCGACGAGTTCGGCCGGGACCTCTCGCCGCCGGACGCGTAG
- a CDS encoding CPBP family intramembrane glutamic endopeptidase, giving the protein MSGVRGLFWNGTEARLRAPWRVGATLSLLLLAAVVVAPLARLLTGLDAPGSGWDLVVLAGAFLGLSVAVVGLSWVVDRRYTRDLGVALSGRWYRDCAAGLAVGGAMATAVVAALLATGTASVAGTVTGREAQLTVTGVGPLASAGLWALFYAGAATLEEVAVRGYLLVNAAEGLSGRLGRQRGVLAAVAVTAGLFGILHASNPGGTILGLLNVTLAGVLLGGAYVLTGRLAMAVGIHAAWNFAVGAVYGLPVSGLETSSALLAVEPDGPRVLTGGAFGPEGGVLMLAALAVGAALVLLWVRRSEGALFLQTHIAEPDLRKRPAVQRADGANEGDGPDADTDGQPDGDAAGETDTGTAGDGGDGDRRQPEPEG; this is encoded by the coding sequence ATGAGCGGCGTACGCGGGCTGTTCTGGAACGGGACCGAGGCGCGGCTCCGGGCGCCCTGGCGGGTCGGGGCGACGCTCTCCCTGCTCCTGCTGGCCGCGGTGGTCGTCGCCCCACTCGCCCGCCTGCTCACCGGGCTGGACGCGCCCGGGAGCGGCTGGGACCTGGTCGTCCTCGCCGGCGCCTTCCTCGGGCTCTCGGTCGCGGTGGTCGGCCTCTCCTGGGTCGTCGACCGCCGGTACACCCGCGACCTGGGGGTCGCGCTGAGCGGCCGGTGGTACCGGGACTGTGCCGCCGGCCTCGCCGTCGGCGGGGCGATGGCGACTGCCGTGGTGGCGGCACTGCTGGCGACGGGGACGGCGTCGGTGGCCGGGACGGTCACCGGCCGGGAGGCCCAACTCACGGTGACCGGGGTCGGCCCGCTCGCCAGCGCCGGCCTCTGGGCGCTGTTCTACGCCGGAGCCGCCACCCTCGAGGAGGTCGCCGTCCGTGGCTACCTGCTCGTGAACGCCGCCGAGGGGCTGTCGGGCCGGCTCGGCCGCCAGCGGGGGGTGCTCGCCGCCGTCGCCGTCACCGCCGGGCTCTTCGGGATCCTCCACGCCTCGAACCCTGGTGGCACGATACTGGGGCTGCTCAACGTCACCCTCGCCGGCGTGCTCCTGGGCGGGGCGTACGTCCTGACCGGGCGGCTCGCCATGGCCGTCGGGATCCACGCGGCCTGGAACTTCGCGGTCGGGGCAGTGTACGGGCTGCCGGTCAGCGGGCTGGAGACGAGCTCGGCGCTGCTCGCGGTCGAGCCCGACGGTCCACGGGTGCTCACCGGCGGGGCCTTCGGCCCGGAGGGTGGGGTCCTGATGCTCGCGGCGCTGGCCGTCGGGGCCGCGCTGGTCCTCCTGTGGGTTCGCCGGTCGGAGGGGGCACTCTTCCTCCAGACGCACATCGCGGAGCCGGACCTGCGCAAGCGGCCGGCGGTCCAGCGGGCGGACGGGGCGAACGAGGGGGACGGCCCCGACGCCGACACGGACGGACAGCCCGACGGCGACGCGGCGGGGGAAACCGATACTGGAACGGCAGGCGACGGAGGCGACGGGGACCGGCGGCAGCCGGAGCCGGAAGGGTGA
- a CDS encoding DUF4097 family beta strand repeat-containing protein translates to MRSPEHPPSQRRRRLLRAGGVLAAAGLAGCQMNFGTELSERSERTVDPEDAEAMTVDLRNGDVELSGEDTDVVSGTVVKRTRASREALDAVAVTATVEDGTLRIEADHSEVPPGASVSVDLDLSVPDSLSVVRAASENGDVTGRDLAGDGEYRTANGDVRAEGVEGYVTARSENGDVTVREPGGLDGARTTNGDVDVDVPALRDDITCRTTNGDVTAAVAESVDAAVVLRTQNGDATVEGVDLGSLEASDARASGRLGEATHALDLRSVNGDVTLRSL, encoded by the coding sequence ATGAGGTCCCCGGAACACCCTCCCTCCCAGCGCCGACGCCGGCTGCTGCGTGCCGGCGGCGTCCTCGCCGCCGCCGGCCTCGCCGGCTGTCAGATGAACTTCGGTACCGAACTGAGCGAACGGAGTGAGCGGACCGTCGACCCCGAGGACGCCGAGGCGATGACGGTCGACCTCCGCAACGGCGACGTCGAGCTGTCGGGCGAGGACACCGACGTCGTCTCGGGGACGGTCGTCAAGCGGACCCGGGCCAGCCGGGAGGCGCTCGACGCGGTCGCCGTCACCGCGACGGTCGAGGACGGGACGCTCCGGATCGAGGCCGACCACTCGGAGGTCCCGCCCGGGGCGTCGGTCAGCGTCGACCTCGACCTCTCGGTCCCCGACTCGCTTTCGGTCGTCCGCGCCGCCTCGGAGAACGGCGACGTGACCGGCCGCGACCTCGCCGGCGACGGCGAGTACCGCACGGCCAACGGCGACGTCCGCGCCGAGGGGGTCGAGGGATACGTCACCGCCCGCTCCGAGAACGGCGACGTGACTGTCCGGGAGCCCGGCGGGCTCGACGGCGCCCGGACGACGAACGGGGACGTCGACGTGGACGTTCCCGCGCTCCGCGACGATATCACCTGCCGGACGACGAACGGGGACGTGACCGCCGCGGTCGCGGAGTCGGTCGATGCGGCCGTCGTCCTGCGGACGCAGAACGGAGACGCGACCGTCGAAGGGGTCGACCTCGGGAGCCTCGAGGCGTCGGACGCGCGGGCCAGCGGGCGGCTGGGCGAGGCGACCCACGCCCTCGACCTCCGGTCGGTCAACGGCGACGTGACGCTGCGGTCGCTGTAG
- a CDS encoding DUF7091 family protein — translation MSDPDGLPGFLRAKLRAAGRQYAEAREAYGEGKAAAVADLPTDGEGRTKLVCRRYAERRAVTLDGDGRPACYEDHPDCEGCVEDIRDGAVQTWE, via the coding sequence ATGAGCGACCCCGACGGGCTCCCGGGCTTTCTCCGGGCGAAACTCCGGGCGGCGGGCCGGCAGTACGCCGAGGCCAGGGAGGCCTACGGCGAGGGGAAGGCAGCCGCGGTCGCGGACCTGCCGACCGACGGGGAGGGGCGGACGAAGCTGGTCTGTCGCCGGTACGCCGAGCGCCGCGCGGTCACACTCGACGGGGACGGACGGCCCGCCTGCTACGAGGACCACCCCGACTGCGAGGGGTGTGTCGAAGACATCCGCGACGGGGCGGTCCAGACGTGGGAGTGA
- a CDS encoding MFS transporter, which produces MNRVWRYAVLVLGTLAYTCLTFVWFSLAAYLSAVTADLSLTPTQAGLLTGAIPLTYIPLSLVSGSVVDRVGPYRAIGAGLAVFGLAQLGRAAAGSFPAMLGLTVVVGAGATAITFGLPKLVSELFPADASGAPSSVYVLGASAGTAAAFSLGRGLLGPAAGGWRPLFRLTGLAVLGYAVCWLVAVRLAPLAAMRSADAQAADADDEVSLATLRSDVARVFASGPMRLLVVAGVVYLLVVHGFQNWLATVLEARGVQASLAATATSGFVVAAAAGTLTLPALSDRLDDRGTVIAACGAVCTLGTAALLVPGVPAVVGVAGALAAGVGAGGISPLVRVVPAELEDVGPALTGTAVGLVFAVGEAGGFLGPFLIGWLYDLSGSYAPGLAVICVCSLGAVVAGRRLPV; this is translated from the coding sequence GTGAATCGGGTGTGGCGGTACGCGGTGTTGGTGCTGGGTACGCTCGCCTACACCTGCCTGACCTTCGTCTGGTTCTCGCTCGCGGCGTACCTCTCGGCGGTCACCGCCGACCTCTCGCTCACCCCCACGCAGGCCGGCCTCCTCACCGGCGCGATCCCCCTGACCTACATCCCGCTCTCGCTGGTCTCGGGCTCCGTCGTCGACCGCGTGGGGCCCTACCGGGCCATCGGCGCCGGCCTCGCCGTCTTCGGGCTCGCACAGCTCGGCCGTGCCGCCGCCGGCTCCTTTCCCGCGATGCTCGGACTCACGGTCGTCGTGGGTGCCGGGGCGACGGCGATCACCTTCGGGCTCCCGAAGCTCGTCTCCGAACTGTTCCCGGCCGACGCCTCCGGCGCGCCCTCCTCGGTGTACGTGCTCGGGGCGTCGGCGGGGACGGCGGCGGCGTTCAGTCTCGGACGCGGCCTGCTGGGGCCGGCGGCCGGCGGCTGGCGACCCCTCTTTCGGCTGACCGGGCTGGCGGTGCTCGGCTACGCCGTCTGTTGGCTGGTCGCCGTCCGGCTCGCCCCGCTCGCGGCGATGCGCTCGGCCGACGCCCAAGCAGCCGACGCCGACGACGAGGTCAGCCTCGCCACGCTCCGAAGCGACGTCGCCCGGGTGTTCGCCAGCGGCCCGATGCGGCTACTGGTGGTCGCCGGCGTCGTCTACCTGCTCGTGGTCCACGGCTTCCAGAACTGGCTGGCGACGGTGCTTGAGGCCCGCGGGGTTCAGGCCTCGCTGGCCGCCACCGCGACGAGTGGCTTCGTCGTCGCCGCGGCGGCGGGGACGCTCACACTCCCGGCCCTCTCCGACCGGCTCGACGACCGGGGGACGGTCATCGCGGCCTGTGGCGCCGTCTGCACCCTGGGGACGGCGGCGCTTCTGGTCCCGGGAGTTCCCGCGGTCGTCGGCGTCGCCGGCGCGCTCGCGGCCGGCGTCGGGGCCGGCGGCATCTCCCCGCTGGTCCGGGTCGTCCCCGCCGAGCTGGAGGACGTCGGCCCGGCGCTGACCGGGACGGCCGTCGGGCTGGTCTTCGCCGTCGGCGAGGCCGGGGGCTTTCTCGGTCCCTTCCTCATCGGGTGGCTCTACGACCTCTCGGGGTCGTACGCGCCCGGGCTGGCGGTCATCTGTGTCTGCTCGCTCGGGGCCGTCGTCGCGGGCCGACGACTCCCGGTTTGA
- a CDS encoding mannose-1-phosphate guanylyltransferase yields MTVVAVVLAGGTGTRLYPASRPDRPKQLLGLGGEESLLARTVDRAGFADQRYVLTRPSLADAVREHAPGAAVLTEPEPKDTGPALVYAAHRVREQVGDCVLVCLPSDHHISGDFAPTMERAAGVAADAGRLVTVGVEPSRPATGYGYIEPGADRGEYREVARFVEKPDSETARRYVEAGWLWNAGVFAWTPEALLGAARDSPLARLVEALEAGDPAGGFEAVEPVSVDNAVLERADDVAVVPADFPWDDLGSWDAVGRVLEADGDRNARLGETLAVDATDCVLAAGEDSHVSAVGVEGLAVASYDGRTLVVPREDAERVREVVDALRE; encoded by the coding sequence GTGACCGTCGTCGCGGTCGTCCTGGCCGGCGGGACCGGCACCCGCCTGTACCCCGCCAGCCGGCCCGACCGCCCCAAGCAACTGCTCGGACTCGGCGGCGAGGAATCGCTGCTCGCCCGGACCGTCGACCGCGCCGGCTTCGCCGACCAGCGGTACGTGCTCACCCGTCCATCGCTGGCGGACGCGGTCCGGGAACATGCCCCCGGCGCGGCAGTGCTGACCGAACCCGAGCCCAAAGATACCGGCCCGGCGCTGGTCTACGCCGCTCACCGGGTCCGCGAGCAGGTCGGCGACTGCGTCCTGGTCTGTCTGCCAAGCGACCACCACATCTCCGGGGACTTCGCGCCGACGATGGAGCGAGCCGCCGGCGTCGCCGCCGACGCCGGCCGGCTGGTCACCGTCGGCGTCGAGCCCTCGCGCCCGGCGACGGGGTACGGCTACATCGAACCCGGCGCGGACCGGGGCGAGTACCGCGAGGTCGCCCGCTTCGTCGAGAAACCCGACAGCGAGACCGCCCGGCGGTACGTCGAGGCGGGCTGGCTCTGGAACGCCGGGGTCTTCGCGTGGACGCCCGAGGCGCTGCTCGGGGCCGCCCGTGACTCGCCGCTGGCCCGGCTGGTCGAGGCGCTGGAGGCCGGCGACCCCGCGGGCGGCTTCGAGGCGGTCGAGCCCGTCAGCGTCGACAACGCGGTGCTGGAGCGAGCGGACGACGTCGCCGTCGTGCCCGCTGACTTCCCGTGGGACGACCTGGGCTCGTGGGATGCCGTCGGCCGCGTGCTCGAGGCGGACGGCGACAGGAACGCCCGCCTGGGGGAGACGCTGGCGGTCGACGCGACCGACTGCGTGCTCGCGGCGGGAGAGGACAGCCACGTCAGCGCGGTCGGCGTCGAGGGGCTGGCGGTTGCCAGTTACGACGGCCGGACGCTCGTGGTTCCCCGCGAGGACGCCGAGCGGGTCCGCGAGGTCGTCGACGCCCTCCGGGAGTGA
- a CDS encoding DUF7577 domain-containing protein, with protein MSTWVWLAVYLVGFALVQVLLYRYLRDSRGGQTAPRGSEPEGARAPVERVADRNPDAGGQGVYCRNCGAHNEPGYSYCRECAGQL; from the coding sequence ATGTCCACGTGGGTCTGGCTGGCCGTCTACCTCGTGGGATTCGCGCTCGTGCAGGTGCTGCTCTACCGGTACCTGCGTGACTCCCGGGGCGGACAGACCGCGCCCCGCGGGTCCGAGCCGGAGGGCGCGCGGGCGCCGGTCGAGCGTGTCGCCGACCGCAACCCGGACGCCGGCGGACAGGGCGTCTACTGCCGGAACTGTGGCGCACACAACGAACCGGGCTACTCCTACTGCCGGGAGTGTGCCGGCCAGCTGTGA
- the radA gene encoding DNA repair and recombination protein RadA, which yields MSATEDLEELPGVGPATAEKLKDNGFDSYQGIAVASPGELSNTADIGESSAADIINAARDAADIGGFESGVTVLERREKIGKLTWGVEEVDDLLGGGVETQSITEVYGEFGAGKSQVTHQLAVNVQLPAEHGGLEGSAIFVDSEDTFRPERIEQMLLGHPDEVIADTMVLHGVAEEGDADPADETLQEALVESILDKIHVAKAFNSNHQILLAEKAQEIASESQDDEFPVRLLCVDSLTAHFRAEYVGRGELAERQQKLNKHLHDLMRIGDLNNTAVVVTNQVAANPDSFFGDPTQPIGGNILGHTSTFRLYLRKSKEDKRIVRLVDAPNLPDGEAVMRVDEDGLIAE from the coding sequence ATGTCCGCAACAGAGGACCTCGAGGAGCTGCCGGGCGTCGGTCCGGCGACCGCGGAGAAGCTCAAGGACAACGGGTTCGACTCCTACCAGGGGATCGCCGTCGCCAGCCCCGGCGAGCTCTCCAACACGGCCGACATCGGCGAGTCGAGCGCCGCCGACATCATCAACGCCGCCCGCGACGCCGCCGACATCGGCGGCTTCGAGTCCGGGGTCACCGTCCTGGAGCGCCGGGAGAAGATCGGCAAGCTCACCTGGGGGGTCGAGGAGGTCGACGACCTCCTGGGCGGCGGCGTCGAGACCCAGTCTATCACCGAAGTGTACGGCGAGTTCGGCGCCGGCAAGTCCCAGGTCACCCACCAGCTCGCGGTGAACGTCCAGCTCCCCGCCGAGCACGGCGGGCTCGAGGGGTCGGCCATCTTCGTCGACAGCGAGGACACCTTCCGCCCCGAGCGCATCGAGCAGATGCTGCTCGGTCACCCCGACGAAGTCATCGCGGACACGATGGTGCTCCACGGGGTCGCCGAGGAGGGCGACGCCGACCCGGCCGACGAGACCCTCCAGGAGGCGCTCGTCGAGTCGATCCTCGACAAGATCCACGTCGCCAAGGCGTTCAACTCCAACCACCAGATCCTCCTGGCCGAGAAGGCCCAGGAGATCGCGAGCGAGAGCCAGGACGACGAGTTCCCCGTCCGGCTGCTCTGTGTCGACTCGCTGACCGCGCACTTCCGGGCGGAGTACGTCGGCCGCGGGGAACTCGCCGAGCGCCAGCAGAAGCTCAACAAGCACCTCCACGACCTGATGCGCATCGGCGACCTCAACAACACCGCCGTCGTCGTCACCAACCAGGTCGCGGCCAACCCCGACTCCTTCTTCGGGGACCCGACCCAGCCCATCGGCGGCAACATCCTCGGGCACACCTCGACGTTCCGGCTCTACCTGCGCAAGTCCAAGGAGGACAAGCGGATCGTCCGGCTGGTCGACGCACCGAACCTCCCCGACGGCGAGGCCGTGATGCGCGTCGACGAGGACGGCCTCATCGCCGAGTAG
- a CDS encoding 60S ribosomal export protein NMD3: MSRSGTFCPRCGDPVGGSLEDGALCGECYLEEHDLVDAPDRVEVRVCAQCGAVHRGNRWVDVGAEDYTDVAVEEVTEALGVHVDAEGVSWQVAPEQVDETTIRMHCQFSGLLRERPVTAEVTVPVKISRETCDRCGEVAGGSFAATVQVRAADREPSDEEIARATEVAREYVADREGKGDRGAYITELGEVDGGLDVKVSTTQIGRAVAERVVRQLGGEVSESRRLITEEDGERVYRMAYVARLPAYRPGEVIDPGDGDGPVLVRSVRGNLKGVRLTTGEGYEAAFEDGDRPEATRLGWRADGQETTLVAVEDDRAVQVLDPETYEAETIARPDYLDPDAETVTVLKSRAGLHVLPET; encoded by the coding sequence ATGAGTCGGTCCGGCACCTTCTGCCCGCGGTGTGGCGACCCCGTCGGGGGGAGTCTCGAGGACGGGGCGCTGTGTGGGGAGTGCTACCTCGAGGAACACGACCTCGTGGACGCGCCCGACCGCGTGGAAGTCCGGGTCTGTGCACAGTGTGGCGCGGTCCACCGGGGGAACCGGTGGGTCGACGTCGGCGCCGAGGACTACACCGACGTCGCCGTCGAGGAGGTGACGGAGGCGCTCGGCGTCCACGTCGACGCCGAGGGGGTATCCTGGCAGGTCGCCCCAGAGCAGGTCGACGAGACCACCATCCGGATGCACTGCCAGTTTTCGGGGCTGTTGCGCGAGCGGCCGGTGACCGCCGAGGTCACAGTCCCGGTGAAGATCAGCCGGGAGACCTGCGACCGGTGTGGCGAGGTCGCCGGCGGCTCTTTCGCCGCGACCGTCCAGGTCCGGGCCGCCGACCGCGAGCCCAGCGACGAGGAGATAGCGCGTGCCACCGAGGTCGCCAGAGAGTACGTCGCCGACCGCGAGGGGAAGGGCGACCGCGGGGCCTACATCACCGAACTCGGGGAGGTTGACGGCGGGCTGGACGTCAAGGTCTCGACCACGCAGATCGGCCGGGCGGTCGCCGAGCGGGTGGTCCGGCAGCTCGGCGGGGAGGTCAGCGAGTCCCGCCGGCTCATCACCGAGGAGGACGGCGAGCGGGTCTACCGGATGGCCTACGTCGCCCGGCTGCCCGCCTACCGGCCCGGGGAGGTGATCGACCCCGGGGACGGCGACGGCCCCGTACTCGTCCGCAGCGTCCGGGGGAACCTGAAGGGCGTGCGGCTGACCACCGGCGAGGGCTACGAGGCGGCCTTCGAGGACGGTGACCGGCCCGAGGCCACGCGACTGGGTTGGCGTGCGGACGGCCAGGAGACGACGCTGGTCGCCGTGGAGGACGACCGCGCCGTCCAGGTCCTCGACCCCGAAACCTACGAGGCCGAGACCATCGCTCGCCCGGACTACCTCGACCCCGACGCCGAGACGGTGACCGTACTGAAGAGCCGGGCCGGGCTGCATGTCCTGCCCGAGACGTGA
- a CDS encoding Nmad3 family putative nucleotide modification protein has translation MNAVAINVGANTNEPGFRGPVRADGSFAYVPIPESEPTRGPVPTYGDLAPHLDADIPARVHDDPVHLDPEFAGYPCCERYTYGDEHGVKAGPLSELSAGDYCFFYATLSVAEPAEWLPAAWGAFLVGHLRLARDPVTDYDGLSREERAAFANNAHVKRETVDARVLLAGDPGDSRLYERAVLLSTPEGGTEAGDLVTDHSGDSGRGPWWRRPLRFDDEGTTELLARVDGAGASG, from the coding sequence GTGAACGCCGTCGCCATCAACGTCGGCGCGAACACCAACGAACCCGGCTTCCGCGGGCCGGTCCGGGCCGACGGCAGCTTCGCCTACGTCCCCATTCCCGAGTCCGAGCCCACCCGCGGGCCGGTGCCCACCTACGGCGACCTCGCGCCCCACCTCGACGCCGACATCCCTGCGCGGGTCCACGACGACCCCGTCCACCTCGACCCGGAGTTCGCCGGCTACCCCTGCTGTGAGCGGTACACCTACGGCGACGAGCACGGCGTCAAGGCTGGCCCGCTCTCGGAACTGTCGGCCGGTGACTACTGTTTCTTCTACGCGACGCTGTCGGTCGCCGAGCCCGCCGAGTGGCTCCCGGCGGCGTGGGGGGCCTTTCTGGTCGGCCACCTCCGGCTGGCCCGCGACCCGGTGACCGACTATGACGGACTGAGCCGGGAGGAGCGGGCGGCCTTCGCGAACAACGCCCACGTGAAGCGGGAGACGGTCGACGCCCGCGTGCTCCTGGCCGGCGACCCCGGGGACTCGCGGCTCTACGAGCGCGCGGTGTTGCTGAGCACCCCCGAGGGCGGGACGGAGGCCGGCGACCTGGTGACCGACCACTCCGGCGACTCGGGACGAGGGCCGTGGTGGCGGCGGCCGCTGCGCTTCGACGACGAAGGGACGACCGAGCTGCTCGCCCGGGTGGACGGGGCCGGGGCGTCCGGGTGA